One genomic window of Quercus lobata isolate SW786 unplaced genomic scaffold, ValleyOak3.0 Primary Assembly Scq3eQI_1853, whole genome shotgun sequence includes the following:
- the LOC115973587 gene encoding uncharacterized protein LOC115973587 produces MMANEDYEDVLFSDYDDFISKYEDEDEDGEPDIGPGFEWSSDPLLKVKLSHPSKIPRPSPTPIPTPSPTIDSNLQPQPQIIELDPFHVPKWFSETEISEEERYECSVYGEMLLDRYNQVKGTDFEFVRLVKMKLFLAAGVSFKIQFEAKPRAAAEYTLKTFEAFVFKDAVYKKVWPQSCRLVSPNRDSVYDEEYCRTNDEEYRRPMCTYEW; encoded by the exons ATGATGGCAAATGAGGACTATGAGGATGTATTGTTTTCAGACTACGATGACTTCATTTCTAaatatgaagatgaagatgaagatggcGAACCTGATATTGGTCCCGGGTTTGAGTGGAGTTCTGATCCCCTCCTCAAAGTCAAACTCTCTCACCCTTCTAAAATTCCTCGCCCTAGCCCTACCCCTATTCCTACCCCTTCCCCTACCATCGACTCCAACCTTCAGCCTCAGCCTCAGATCATAGAGCTAGACCCATTCCATGTGCCAAAATGGTTCTCAGAGACAGAG ATTTCTGAGGAGGAACGATATGAATGTTCTGTCTATGGAGAGATGCTGTTAGACCGCTACAACCAAGTTAAG GGCACggattttgaatttgtgagACTTGTGAAGATGAAACTATTTCTTGCCGCTGGTGtaagttttaaaattcaatttgagGCCAAGCCCAGAGCTGCTGCTGAGTACACCCTGAAAACCTTTGAAGCTTTCGTGTTCAAGGATGCTGTCTATAAGAAAGTGTGGCCCCAGAGTTGCCGACTAGTTAGCCCTAATCGTGACTCTGTGTATGATGAAGAATATTGCCGTACCAATGATGAAGAATATCGCCGTCCCATGTGCACTTATGAATGGTAA